In Populus alba chromosome 9, ASM523922v2, whole genome shotgun sequence, a genomic segment contains:
- the LOC118058017 gene encoding protein PLASTID TRANSCRIPTIONALLY ACTIVE 16, chloroplastic has protein sequence MAPALTSNSFLLNTTPHSRLSLKNPGLRVFAKKAGPFSTFQFGQPKDDGSSSEGSQTDGSGNSSPFNFNFGKVPDMKSLVPVVSKPSSGLSFGNIRRKDPGTVFVAGATGQAGIRIAQTLLREGFSVRAGVPQLGAAQELARLAALYKIISNEESKRLNAVESTFQDTESIAKAIGNASKAVVTIGPTENGPTSEVSTLDALQVVEAAQLAGVGHVAIIYDGNPASASTYNVLDGFKTFFNNLFSQSQLPVPEFLQKVIETDVSYTFIKTSLTEDFSPESSYNVVVSAEGSTGTDDFKVAKSQIASVVANVFSNTSVAENKVVEVFTNPSAPSKPVDELFSAIPEDGRRKVYAEALAKAKAEEETRVAAEKASEAAKKLEDEVKKLSKQGAKAASLAEEAQGKAEAAGASVENFLSKATEAGSGFSWEKLSSQISTAVQTTTENTKVQLATVRGQAKARSLPVQKAVAKQPSPKPRALKPKEEPKPKAKETEPKTEVRKVFGGLFRQETIYIDDD, from the exons ATGGCTCCAGCTCTCACCTCCAACTCATTTCTCCTGAACACCACACCCCATTCAAGACTCTCCCTCAAGAACCCAGGACTCAGAGTCTTTGCCAAAAAAGCTGGACCCTTCTCCACATTTCAGTTCGGCCAGCCAAAAGATGATGGTTCATCGTCAGAAGGAAGTCAAACTGATGGTTCAGGCAATTCAAGTCCCTTTAATTTCAACTTTGGCAAGGTACCTGACATGAAGTCTTTGGTGCCTGTTGTGAGCAAGCCTTCTTCCGGGTTGTCATTTGGGAACATCAGAAGGAAGGACCCTGGCACTGTTTTTGTTGCTGGTGCTACTGGGCAGGCTGGCATTCGTATTGCACAGACGCTACTGCGTGAGGGTTTTAGTGTAAGAGCTGGGGTTCCTCAGCTTGGAGCTGCTCAGGAGTTGGCTCGTCTTGCCGCCCTGTACAAG ATCATATCAAATGAGGAATCAAAGCGCCTCAATGCTGTTGAATCCACCTTCCAAGATACAGAATCAATTGCCAAAGCAATTGGCAATGCAAGCAAAGCAGTGGTTACAATTGGTCCTACAGAGAATGGCCCCACCTCTGAGGTCTCCACACTGGACGCCTTGCAAGTAGTCGAAGCTGCTCAGCTAGCAGGAGTCGGCCATGTTGCCATAATCTATGATGGGAACCCAGCCAGCGCATCAACTTACAATGTGCTAGATGGATTCAAAACATTCTTTAACAACCTGTTCTCACAATCTCAGCTTCCTGTACCCGAGTTCTTGCAGAAAGTGATTGAAACAGATGTTAGCTATACTTTTATAAAGACAAGTTTGACAGAAGACTTTTCACCAGAGAGTTCTTATAATGTTGTTGTGTCAGCTGAAGGAAGCACTGGTACAGACGACTTCAAA GTAGCCAAATCCCAGATAGCGTCCGTGGTGGCAAACGTTTTCTCAAATACATCGGTGGCAGAAAATAAG GTTGTGGAAGTTTTCACTAATCCATCGGCACCATCAAAACCTGTGGACGAGCTTTTCAG TGCCATTCCTGAAGATGGAAGAAGAAAAGTCTATGCAGAAGCTCTTGCAAAGGCAAAAGCAGAGGAAGAGACAAGGGTAGCTGCTGAGAAAGCATCCGAGGCAGCCAAAAAGCTGGAAGATGAAGTGAAAAAGCTTTCAAAGCAAGGAGCTAAAGCTGCTAGTCTAGCTGAAGAAGCCCAGGGGAAGGCAGAGGCTGCAGGGGCGTCAGTGGAAAACTTCTTGAGTAAAGCAACAGAAGCTGGTTCAGGGTTCTCTTGGGAAAAACTCAGCTCCCAGATATCAACTGCGGTTCAAACGACTACTGAAAATACAAAAGTGCAGCTCGCAACCGTCAGGGGACAAGCCAAGGCTCGTTCTTTGCCGGTCCAGAAAGCTGTAGCTAAACAGCCTTCACCCAAACCTCGTGCTTTGAAACCAAAGGAGGAGCCAAAGCCGAAGGCTAAAGAGACAGAGCCGAAGACAGAGGTGCGGAAGGTGTTTGGTGGCCTTTTCCGGCAAGAAACCATTTACATCGATGATGACTGA
- the LOC118058016 gene encoding transcriptional regulator TAC1, with the protein MMDTDDQPSQENPDQVTLDHGQEQGTGQARSYECTFCKRGFSNAQALGGHMNIHRKDKAKLKHSSSETQQSLDIPKINPSFSPAVTSLMESGRDESSIKWPFTVDKAAGSDLDDTKRDKTQVGEIQKLGFFVQNSSSTEDHQNPSSQVHGISKKSDLSSSSEIDLELRLWPEPQESSPGTKKFF; encoded by the coding sequence ATGATGGATACTGATGATCAACCCAGCCAGGAAAATCCAGATCAGGTGACCTTAGATCATGGACAAGAGCAAGGTACAGGCCAAGCGAGGTCCTATGAGTGCACCTTCTGCAAGAGAGGTTTCTCTAATGCACAAGCACTAGGAGGCCACATGAATATTCATCGAAAAGACAAAGCCAAGCTCAAGCACTCCTCAAGTGAAACTCAACAATCTTTGGATATCCCAAAGATAAACCCCTCGTTTTCTCCAGCTGTTACTAGCCTAATGGAATCCGGAAGAGATGAGAGCTCGATCAAATGGCCTTTTACTGTTGATAAAGCTGCTGGAAGTGATCTTGATGACACTAAAAGGGACAAAACCCAAGTTGGAGAAATCCAGAAACTAGGATTTTTTGTCCAAAATTCATCCAGTACTGAAGATCATCAGAACCCAAGCAGTCAAGTTCATGGTATCAGCAAGAAGAGTGATTTGTCGTCAAGCTCAGAGATAGACCTTGAGCTTAGACTATGGCCTGAGCCGCAGGAATCATCACCGGGTACCAAAAAGTTCTTTTGA
- the LOC118058015 gene encoding probable protein phosphatase 2C 24: protein MADICCGVARENEASSTPCEPTSRAARRRRMEIRRFKFVPGMASTETEADDIGAHKKQKLQLSKSVSSQFSRDCQNAVENCFSDHRSTDEKKLLENGKSSELKISRQRSLNLTLSPSILSTPSIDPPKLFPKFGVASICGRRRDMEDAVAIHPSFCRKDHESTTELHYFGVYDGHGCSHVAVKCKERMHELVKEEVGSKEEWKSAMERSFRRMDKEVIAWNQGMEIRANCRCEMRTPECDAVGSTAVVAVVTPDKIIVANCGDSRAVLCRNGKPLPLSSDHKPDRPDELNRIQNAGGRVIYWDGPRILGVLAMSRAIGDNYLKPYVSCEPEVTIMDRTAEDDCLILASDGLWDVVSNETACGVARMCLRAKEHAPPPCPPRLVESNEVLGITSSSSGSGEMSDKACSDASMLLTKLALARHSTDNVSVVVVDLRKDT from the exons ATGGCTGATATTTGCTGTGGAGTAGCGAGGGAGAACGAGGCATCGTCGACGCCATGTGAGCCAACTTCAAGAGCAGCTAGGCGTAGAAGAATGGAGATCAGACGGTTCAAATTTGTTCCAGGAATGGCCTCAACAGAAACTGAAGCTGATGACATAGGCGCTCATAAAAAGCAGAAACTACAACTTAGCAAGAGTGTTAGTAGTCAATTTTCTCGTGACTGCCAAAACGCAGTAGAGAATTGTTTTTCTGATCATCGCAGTACAGATGAGAAAAAACTGTTGGAGAATGGAAAATCATCAGAACTTAAAATTTCAAGGCAGCGCTCTTTGAATCTAACTTTAAGTCCCTCCATTTTATCAACACCTTCAATTGATCCTCCGAAGCTTTTTCCAAAATTTGGGGTGGCTTCAATTTGTGGAAGGAGAAGAGACATGGAAGATGCAGTAGCAATTCATCCCTCTTTCTGTCGCAAAGACCATGAAAGCACGACCGAGTTACACTATTTCGGTGTCTATGATGGACACGGTTGTTCTCAT GTGGCAGTAAAGTGTAAGGAGAGAATGCATGAGCTGGTGAAAGAGGAGGTGGGGAGCAAGGAGGAGTGGAAAAGCGCAATGGAAAGAAGCTTTCGGCGGATGGACAAGGAAGTGATAGCGTGGAATCAAGGGATGGAGATTAGGGCGAATTGCAGGTGTGAAATGCGAACTCCAGAATGCGATGCTGTTGGATCTACTGCTGTTGTCGCCGTTGTAACTCCTGATAAAATCATTGTCGCTAACTGTGGCGATTCACGAGCTGTCTTGTGTCGTAATGGCAAACCTCTCCCTCTTTCTTCTGATCACAAG CCTGACCGTCCAGACGAGCTTAACCGGATCCAGAACGCGGGTGGCCGGGTCATCTACTGGGACGGGCCAAGGATTCTTGGAgttcttgccatgtcaagagCCATAg GTGACAACTATCTAAAACCATACGTCAGCTGCGAGCCAGAGGTAACAATAATGGATCGAACGGCAGAGGATGATTGTTTAATACTGGCAAGCGATGGTCTTTGGGACGTGGTGTCCAACGAGACAGCATGTGGGGTGGCTCGTATGTGTTTGAGGGCGAAAGAACACGCGCCGCCTCCATGTCCACCTAGGTTGGTGGAGAGCAATGAGGTTTTGGGGAtaaccagcagcagcagcgggAGTGGTGAAATGTCGGACAAGGCGTGCTCTGATGCCTCCATGTTGCTGACGAAGCTGGCGCTGGCCAGGCACAGTACTGACAATGTGAGCGTGGTCGTGGTGGATTTAAGGAAAGACACGTAG
- the LOC118058014 gene encoding methylsterol monooxygenase 2-2, producing MASLIQSCWLYLITHFSDFQLACLGSFFLHESIFFLSGIPFIYLERAGWLKKYKIQVKNNTPASQEKCIIRLLLYHFGVNLPVMLASYPVFRHMGMQSSLPFPSWNVILTQITFYFILEDFIFYWGHRILHTKWLYKHVHSVHHEYATPFGLTSEYAHPAEILFLGFATIIGPAITGPHLLTLWLWMVLRVLETVEAHCGYHFPWSLSNFLPLYGGADFHDYHHRLLYTKSGNYSSTFTYMDWVFGTDKGYRKLQELKNAGVENGGKQM from the exons ATGGCCTCCCTCATCCAATCTTGCTGGCTG TATTTGATCACGCATTTCAGTGATTTTCAGTTGGCATGTCTTGGAAGTTTCTTTCTTCATGAAAGCATCTTCTTCTTGTCTGGTATTCCTTTCATATATCTTGAAAGGGCTGGATGGCTGAAAAAGTACAAAATCCAG GTGAAAAACAACACTCCTGCATCTCAAGAGAAATGTATTATTCGCCtacttttatatcattttggtGTTAATCTACCAGTTATGCTGGCCTCCTATCCTGTCTTCAGACACATGGGCATGCAAAGTAGTCTTCCATTCCCGTCCTG gaATGTAATTCTAACGCAGATAACATTCTACTTCATCCTGGAAGATTTTATATTCTACTGGGGACATCGGATTTTACACACAAAATGGCTGTACAAGCATGTGCACAGTGTTCATCATGA ATATGCTACACCATTTGGATTAACTTCTGAATATGCTCACCCTGCTGAAATACTGTTCCTTGGCTTTGCTACCATTATTGGTCCTGCCATCACTGGGCCCCATCTGCTTACTTTGTGGTTATGGATGGTACTAAGGGTCCTGGAGACGGTTGAAGCACATTGTGGTTATCATTTCCCATGGAGCCTCTCCAACTTCTTACCTCTGTATGGAGG TGCTGATTTTCATGACTACCATCACCGGTTGCTGTATACTAAATCTGGAAACTACTCATCTACTTTCACCTACATGGACTG GGTATTCGGTACCGATAAAGGTTACAGAAAGTTgcaagaattgaagaatgctGGAGTGGAAAATGGCGGCAAGCAAATGTAA
- the LOC118058011 gene encoding pentatricopeptide repeat-containing protein CRR2, chloroplastic, whose translation MWAFQSPKTTLLPSHATFLPRPSLKPPICSITLNPTASTADNNKLIQSLCKQGNLTQALKLLSHEPNPTQHTYELLLLSCSHQNSLLDAQRVHRHLLENGFDQDPFLATKLINMYSFLDSIDNARKVFDKTQNRTIYVYNALFRALSLAGHGEEVLNMYRGMNSIGIPSDRFTYTYVLKACVASEFLVSLLNKGKEIHAHILRHGYDGYVHIMTTLVDMYAKFGCVSNASCVFNQMPVKNVVSWSAMIACYAKNGKAFEALELFRELMLESQDLCPNSVTMVSVLQACAALAALEQGRLIHGYILRKGLDSILPVISALVTMYARCGKLELGQRVFDQMDKRDVVSWNSLISSYGVHGFGKKAIGIFEEMTYNGVEPSPISFVSVLGACSHAGLVDEGKMLFKSMHVAHGICPSVEHYACMVDLLGRANRLEEAAKIIENMRIEPGPKVWGSLLGSCRIHCNVELAERASIRLFDLEPTNAGNYVLLADIYAEAGMWDEVKRVKKLLEARGLQKVPGRSWIEVKRKIYSFVSVDEVNPQMEQLHALLVKLSMELKEEGYVPQTKVVLYDLKAAEKERIVLGHSEKLAVAFGLINSSKGEVIRITKSLRLCEDCHSFTKFISKFANKEILVRDVNRFHHFRDGVCSCGDYW comes from the coding sequence ATGTGGGCTTTTCAGTCTCCCAAAACTACGCTTCTACCTTCCCACGCCACTTTCTTGCCTCGCCCTTCTCTAAAACCCCCGATTTGCTCCATAACCTTAAATCCCACAGCTTCCACTGCCGACAACAACAAGCTAATCCAATCTCTCTGCAAACAAGGCAACCTCACACAAGCTCTTAAGCTCCTCTCTCATGAGCCCAATCCTACCCAACACACTTATGAGCTTCTACTTCTTTCTTGCTCCCACCAAAACTCTCTCCTTGACGCCCAACGCGTTCATCGCCACCTCCTTGAAAATGGGTTCGACCAGGATCCGTTTCTGGCCACCAAACTCATCAACATGTATTCCTTTCTTGACTCGATTGACAATGCACGCAAGGTGTTTGATAAAACGCAAAACAGAACTATTTATGTTTATAATGCGCTCTTTCGAGCGCTTTCGTTGGCGGGTCATGGAGAAGAGGTTTTGAACATGTACCGTGGAATGAATTCTATTGGGATTCCCTCTGATAGGTTCACTTATACGTACGTGCTTAAAGCTTGTGTTGCATCAGAATTTTTAGTGTCGCTGCTAAACAAGGGAAAAGAGATTCATGCCCATATTTTGCGACATGGATATGATGGATATGTCCATATTATGACCACCTTGGTAGATATGTATGCAAAGTTTGGTTGTGTATCTAATGCGAGCTGTGTTTTCAATCAGATGCCAGTGAAAAATGTTGTTTCTTGGAGTGCTATGATTGCTTGTTATGCGAAGAATGGGAAGGCTTTCGAGGCATTGGAGCTGTTCAGGGAATTGATGCTTGAGTCTCAAGATTTATGTCCAAATTCTGTGACAATGGTTAGTGTGCTTCAAGCTTGTGCTGCACTTGCAGCACTGGAACAAGGGAGGTTGATACATGGATATATTCTTAGAAAGGGACTTGACAGTATCTTGCCAGTAATTAGTGCCCTTGTTACTATGTATGCTAGATGCGGTAAGCTTGAATTGGGGCAACGAGTTTTTGATCAGATGGATAAGAGAGATGTTGTTTCGTGGAATTCTTTGATTTCAAGTTATGGGGTTCATGGATTTGGAAAGAAAGCAATTGGAATTTTTGAAGAGATGACCTACAATGGTGTAGAACCTAGCCCCATATCTTTTGTTAGTGTTTTGGGAGCTTGCAGTCATGCAGGACTTGTTGACGAGGGAAAGATGTTGTTTAAGTCGATGCATGTAGCGCATGGGATATGTCCTAGTGTTGAGCATTATGCTTGTATGGTGGATCTTCTTGGGCGTGCCAATAGGTTAGAAGAAGCTGCTAAAATTATAGAGAATATGCGGATTGAACCAGGACCTAAGGTTTGGGGTTCTCTTCTTGGATCATGTAGGATTCATTGTAATGTTGAGCTTGCAGAGAGGGCAAGCATAAGGCTTTTTGACCTTGAGCCTACAAATGCTGGGAATTATGTGCTCCTTGCTGATATCTATGCTGAAGCCGGTATGTGGGATGAAGTTAAAAGAGTTAAGAAGCTCCTAGAAGCTAGGGGATTGCAAAAAGTCCCAGGTCGCAGTTGGATAGAAGTTAAAAGGAAAATCTACTCATTTGTCTCTGTTGATGAGGTTAATCCACAGATGGAGCAGCTCCATGCTTTGTTGGTTAAATTGTCAATGGAATTGAAGGAGGAAGGCTACGTGCCACAGACCAAAGTTGTGCTCTATGATCTCAAGGCAGCAGAAAAGGAACGGATTGTGCTAGGTCATAGCGAAAAACTGGCTGTTGCCTTTGGACTTATCAACAGTAGCAAGGGGGAAGTCATTCGGATAACCAAAAGCTTGCGGTTATGCGAAGATTGTCACTCCTTTACTAAGTTCATTTCCAAGTTCGCTAATAAGGAGATTCTGGTAAGAGATGTGAATCGATTTCACCATTTTCGTGACGGGGTTTGTTCCTGTGGGGACTATTGGTGA